Below is a window of Neofelis nebulosa isolate mNeoNeb1 chromosome 8, mNeoNeb1.pri, whole genome shotgun sequence DNA.
acttcagctcaggtcacgatctcacggtccgtgagttcgagccccgcgtcaggctctgggctgatggctcagagcctggagcctgcttccgattctgtgtctccctctctctctgaccctcccccgttcatgctctgtctctccctgtctcaaaaataaataaacgtggggcgcctgggtggcgcagtcggttaagtgtccgacttcagccaggtcacgatctcacggtccgtgagttcgagccccgcgtcgggctctgggctgatggctcggagcctggagcctgtttccgattctgtgtctccctctctctctgcccctcccccgttcatgctctgtctctctctgtcccaaaaataaaaaaaaataataaataaaaataaataaacgttaaaaaaaaaataaaaaagaaaggacagggtGCCAAGATACTACCTGGGCCTgcagtttttaagtttaaaaagcatgtatttaAAATGAGTTCTGGCggtggtgggggtgcctggctggatcggtcagtggagcatgtgactctcgatcttggggttgtgagttcaagccccacgctgggtgtagagattacttaaaatataaaatctttttaaaaaataaaaataaaatctttaggggcgcctgagtggctcagtctaaCCATTGGCTTTGATGACCTCACCGTTTaggagttcgaaccctgcattgggctccggctgcctgcttctgatccttggtctttctctctctgtccctcccctgctctctcttgatctcaaaatataaacatgaaaaataaacaaacaaataaaatcgtTAAAGAAGCATTAACTAATTACAGTAAGTTCTTACCATGTGTTTAAAAGGAGTCAAAGACAGTGCCCGGCTAGGCCCGAGGTCTGAAGGGcccagggagagagacacagcccTCAGGGATCCTTTCTTCCAGAGTTTTGGGTGTTCCCTCAGTGTAAAAGAGTTTTAATTACTCCCCGAATCCTGGTCAGTAGTTTTGGGGACCCCCATTTCCTCCCTAGGACAAAGTCCTCAGGTCCCCAGAGGCCAGCCACCCTGGCCCTTTTGAACCCTCAACCTGACTTTCTGgcctccttctgcctcccccaggctggcatggccgggggggggggggggggggggaggaggatgcCTGCTTCTTCTTTCAAACCCAGCCCAGAGCctacctcctctctgccctccccaagaCAGAATTAACTGCTCCTCACCTGAGTTATCCCAGCACCTTGGGCAAACAGACCTGGATTGGGCACCTAGCCCATTGATAGTCTCATTAAATGTTTACCTGTCTGTCTGCCCCAGTTCAGAGCAGGGACCTAGTGAACAGGGACaatgagggggcaggggaggcaggtaATAAGACTGTAAAACCGATGGAGGGACAGATCACAGGGACAGGCAATTCCTGGCTAGGAGACCCTCACCTTTTGAGAGCCCAGTAGGAAGGGTAGTTGTTGAGAAGGAGGCGGAGGCTGCATGCGTTGTATACAGTCAGTGCTCACTAATAAGAAACTATCACGAACCTGGGACCCGGGGCTCGAGAGAGGTGCATACTGTGCTAACCACCTCCCAGTCAGAGCTGGGATTTTCCTGATGCGTCACTGTCTGCGTATGGGCAATCCAGCAGATCCGTGCCCTCCCCTTCTGAACTCTGCCTCTTCTGAGCTCCAAGCCACAGGCACACAAGTGCcaacttggggtgggggtgggggggccggaACTCGCCATCCTAAAACTTCATGTCACAGTGACGCCCCCCCAAGTAGCCAGACGGGTTGCTCTTGGCTCTTGAGCTTACACTTTCCTCTCAGTCCGGGTGACAAGGTACCTTCTCCCACCTCCAGAAAAACAGGTTTACCGTGCGCTGCCCGGCAAGGCCCGGTGGGTGTTTTGTATTGTCACATCCTAATATTGACACTACGAAAATCAGCTGTCCACCCAGCCCCGGCCTCGCTCCCGCCGGCCTCGGTGCCAACAAGGAACTGGGGGCCGTGGCCTTATTTGCttacattctgtgtgtctcccggGGCCTGGCCCCGGCCAACCAGCGTCAGGACAAAAAGTTGAGGGAGTGGCTGCCTGTGTCCACTCCGGACCCGCTGCAGGCTTCCTGGCCGCGACCCACAATAAAACCCGAGCGTGCCGGGAACTTCCTTGAAACCTCTTGGAATTGTTCTGAGCAGGGAGAACAAACAGCCAGACTCTCGTGGGATCCACTAGGTTGGAGGCAAGGGGAAGCAAGAAGCCATTAATTGTCTACAAACTTAATAGGGTTCGCTAAAAACAGGATGCtttccagggagaggggaaaataccTCGGGGGTCAGCTTCAAGGCTCACCAGCGGATGGAGCCATCCCCCAGCAGCCCCTTCCATATGTTAGAGGGCCGATCGGAAGAGAACTGAACTGGGCTGACACTGCTCGCTGGTTTCTTTGCAGCTCCGTGAACCCAGCTTTCATACCCACCTAATAGCACTTAAgatacgggggcgcctgggtggctcagtgggttaagcggcccacttcggctcaggtcatgatcgcgcattccgtgagttcgagccccgcgtcgggctctgcgctgacagctcggagcctgaagcccacttcggattctgtgtctccctctgtctctgtccctcccccgctcatgctccctctcaaaactgaataaacgttaaaaaaaaacaaacaaaaaaacttaggATAATTAACACGCATACAACCCTCCATCCAGCTTCTTCCCAGCATGCCCAGGCTGTGAGCTGCTGGGGATACTCCACTAAGGGTGACATTTGGTCCTCCTGTTCTCATGGAGCTGCAGGCCAGTGTCACTAAGCACAAAAGGGTAGCACAATCTCTTTAGTGTCCCGAGAAAATGTAAACTGGGGTCCTTGCTCAGAGGCactggcagaaagagagaggaagggctgCACCTTTGATGAGGTAATCAGGAAAGACTGCTCAGAGGAGGCAGCATGGAACCGAGATAGGGAAGAGATGACGAGTCTGATACCCACATGCCCCTAGGGACTGAGCTAAGTCTATCATCACTCCTTTTGTTTCAGGCCTCTCCCCATCCCATAGAGGGCCTCACAGGATCCCTGGTGCTTGCAGAAACATCCTTGCCGAGGTAGTTCCcaccaaaaaaaggggggggggggggggggaagtcacCTGGCGGCCATCTTAGAAGGTTGATGAAGCAGGTTTCTTGCCCAGAGGGCGTTCTGACGCCCTGGCTGAAAGCCCACACCCTGGAAGCCAGTCTCCCCAGATGCTTTAGACACTTTAAaccaaaaacaggcaaaaataaacttGTACCGCGTAAGGTTGGTAAAGCTCAAGCGGCCACAGCCAAAGCCATCAGTGACAGCCCTGTGACCTTGAGGCTAAAATGGTGGGAAATCCCCCAAATCCTGGAGCGGGAAGGGAAGGGCGGTAAAAGCTGAAGCCACAGGCAAGAGGGGCAGCACCAGCCAGGTGCTAAAGCTGGGATCCAGACCCAGCTACAGCCTCAGACAGACCATTTAAAGAGCCAGTGCAAAACCACACTAATAAACTCCTACGATGTGCCACTCCGAAGAATCACCCCAAAGGCATGCCCAAGATAAGTGGAAATAAGGTTGAAGTGTTCACTCCAAGGGAGGCCACTGACAGCCACCATCACTTGGGTGGGCGTTCCCCACACCTGGTGGGAAGCCTCGCAGACCCATTTCACAGAACGGGCAATCTGAGGCTCAGAAGGCCGAGGGGCCCGTCTAAGACAGACACCGTTGGAAAGTGGCCGGGTGGCGAGTTCTGGCGGGGCTTCCAGACAACGGCTCTGGGCTTTCTGGCTTGACGGCTCGCAGGCCGCCTCCTGGAACCAACTCTCCATGCGCAAACgaggccagcacagagctcccCTGTGCGCCCCCCTCCTCGCGCGGGAAGGAGAAAGCTGATAAGCCTCCCTTCCTGGGGAGCTGGAGCGCAGCTCGAAGAAGACCCGCTCCAGGGCCCGGCCACGGTAGGTGCTGGGGAAAGTGTTACAACTGCAGCCGCAGCAACAACgtcccgcccccgccgccccccccccccggggtggCTCCTGCCAGCGAAAATTACAGTAACGATTAACGGTTTTACAAAGCGGTTTCGCGCCCAGGAGGCCGGGGCTCGTAGCGAAAGCGAACCAAGGCCGGcgcaaacccccccccccccacacacacaccccaagcgTCCCCGGCCTTGTTTTGGCCGCGCGGGGCTGGCGGCGGGACCCCTCCGGGCCACCGGCTGGACCGCGCCCGCGGCCCATCCAGCGGGTCTGCGACGCCGCCGGGCGCACCTGTGCAGGCGGAGGGCCGGTGCCGGGCGGCGGCCGCGCCCCGGCTCCGCGCGCAGTTCCTGTTCCGGACTTCCCCGCGGCCACAATAAAGCCCTTCTCCGGCCCCTGGCAGGTGCGCGGCGACTCGGGGCGACTCGGGGCGCCCCGGGTCCCGGCGGGGGCCAGCGCCCGACGCCATCTTCCCGGACTCCGGGTGGACACCGGGCCGTGCGGCCGGGGGCTGGCGGTCCCGCGCTCCGGCCCGGTTCGCGGGCGGTGGGAGCCGGGCCCCGGGAGGCCGAGCCGGTGGGCGGTGCGGGGCGACGGGGTATCCGGCCctcggggcggggcgcgggggggggggcgccccaTTGCACGGAGGCGGAGACTGAGGCCCGCGCGGGCTGCGGCTGGTACAGTCGCCGGCGGGGGCCTGGAGACCCCGCCAGAGAGGGTGCGTTACGCAGCCAGCGTCCCGAAAGTGACACACCGACAGCTGCCCGGGACGGAAACTCCTGGGCACAGGTCCCCCACCTTCCAGCCGCTCTCTGAGCGCTCACCTGCCGGGCTCGGGCTTGGCGCGGGGGcgcagggcagaggggctggggccACAGCCGGGGcggcagggctcggactcacctCGAGTCGGAGGTGGCGGCGATGGTGGCGGCGATGGTGGCGGCGTCCGGAGCGCGCTCGGGCCGCGAAGCGTATTGTCTGCGGCCGCCGGCCGGCGCGCGAGCGTATAAACCGccgggccccgccccggcccgcccccGGGGCCGCCTCTCCCGTCGAGGAGCTCGGAACCCGGGACCCGGGTCCCAGTGGTAACAGAGCTGCTACAAGTGTGATGTTTACTCGTTTGCTGCCTGCCCGCGGCCGTCTGCAAGCTTGTTTGGCGCGTGCGCCGGTTCCCCGCACGGCGGTGCGCACAGCGGGCCCCGGGGAGGATTCGTGGGCCAATTCGCTGGCTGAATGTGGGTGTTATGACCCAGGATCCTTGCAGGGATGGTCGCGCTTCGCCCTCCACGCGGTCCTAAGCGCTCGGTGCTGCTTTCTCGTTgcccattttaccaatgaggaaactgagggttagAGAGGACCAAACGACTGGCTAAAGGGCAGTGGAAATCCTGAAATATACATGCTTTCCGTGCTGGCAGTTTCGGGAGTTGggttttggtttgcttctctcaattttcttcattgtggtaaataaaatacacataacagaaTTGACCatgttgaccatttttaagtgcactgttcagtggtattaaatacattcatagtGTCCAGCGATCACCATCACCCATCTTGTAAAACAAGCTCTAGACCCATTAAAAACTCCCCTTTCCGGGCTGGCTCAGTGGGCAGACCTAGGGACTCCTGCTCTCCGGGTCCACGGTTCGAGCGCCGCTCTGGGTACAGAGATTGCTtaccaaacaacaaaaacttccccattccctcctcccccaggctctGGCACCCACTTGGAATTAGGTATTTTTGAACCTGTTTCACAAATATGAAAACTAAGACCGGTAGAAATAGCATCAGCAGCATCCAAGGGCTGGGCCTTCCCACCCCACTCCTACCTGCACCATCGCGGCACCCCCCATTCCCCTGCTGCCTTCCAAGTGGGAGCAGCCGGCCccgccctggggctcctgggctggggagaaatgggggtgggggggcaaagCCCCTACTGAGGGAGGAGAATGTGAAAGGTTCTAAGTAGGGTGGGACTCAGCCCTGGGGCCGGTTAGGGAGGGGTAGGACCGATCCCAGAACTGCAGCACAGGAGGgtgatggaggcagagaaaggcagaggtcGGGCCAGGATTACAAAGTAACCGCTTTTCCAAGAACACAACAACAAGGCTTGTTTACGAGTCTCTGAAGGCAGAACTGCGGGTCCAGGggagctcccctccccccctggTTCTGCCGTTTGCTACCGTTGGGGCCCCCTGACCCCTTCCTCCCACTTCTGGAGTGACAGGCAGTGATGCCCACTTTTCCTTCAGTGTTATCAGTGAAATGGGCTGACCCCACCCCACACCAGGCAGGGCTATAGGGAGGATGGGAGGAGATAATGATCTGTGACCACCAACAGATAATCCTTAGTAAACAACAGAGCTCAAGCTTCAGGGGCCCCTCTCTGGGGGTTCTTCTGGCCTCTTACATTTTGTAATCCTCTGAGGACCCCCAAATCCCATCACCTGTAAACCCCACAAAGACTGGATCATCCCAACCTTCTCTGAGAGCCACAGGCTGCCTTGCAGGAGTGAGGAGGCCTATAAAATAGGGGCCCCTCTCCAAATGCCTCACTCAGAAGGAAAGTAATGACACAGAGGCTGGTGGGCCAAAAAGATCCGATGTGCCGGACAATACCTCCAGAGGGGCTTCGAGGCTGAAGGTGCAGaggccaggcacatagtaggtgttgaACAAACATTAGTGGACCGCatggaggaggaaggacagaggagggaTAAGTGTCCCCGAGGGAGGGGtatgtaaaaatatttgctttgcaAGGTCCTAAAACAATATGCTGAGCCAATAGATGAGAAGGAGACAAAAGCTTTTGAATAAGAACTGGGCCTGTAGAGGGACTCCTGGGCGGCTCTGTGGGTTAGgcttcccacttcagctcaggtcatgatctcctggttggtgagttcgagcccagcgccTAGCCCtgcgtgtcaggctctgcgctaacagctttgagcctgctttggagtctgtgtctccctctttctctgcccctcccccgttcatgctctatctctctctgtctcaaaaattaaaaaaaaaaaaaaaaaaaagtttaaaaaaatttttaaaaaaattaaagaggggcacctgggtggctcagttggttaagcgtccgacttcagctcaggtcatgatctcatggttcatgggttcaagccccgcatcaggctctgtggtgacagcttagagcctggaccctgcttcggattctgtgtccctccctctctctctgcccctcccctgctcacactctgtctctctcaaaaataaataaacattaaaaaacatttaaaaaaataaacaatttttttaactttatttttttattttttaaaatttacatccaaattagttggcatatagtgcaacaatgatttcaggagtagattccttaatgccccttacccattgagcccaacccccctcccacaatccctccagtaaccctctgtttgttctccatatttatgagtctcttatgctttgtccccctccctgtttttatattatttttgtttcccttcccttatggtcatctgttttgtctcttaaagtcctcataggagtgaagtcatgtgatatttgtgtttctctgactaatttcacttagcataataccctccagttccaaccacgtagttgcaaatggcaagatttcattctttttgatcgccgcgtaatactccattgtgtatatataccacatcttctttctccattcatctatcgatggacatttgggctctttccatactttggcaattgttgatagtgctgctataaacatgggggtgcatgtgtcccttcgaaacagcacaccagtatcccttggataaatgcctagtagtgccattgctgggtcgtagggtagttctatttttagttttttgaggaacctccatactgttttccagagtggctgcaccagcttgcatttcccccctaaaaaaactttttttttaaaagaggggcacctgggtggctcagtcggttaagcatccgacttcgactcgggacatgatctcacggttcaggagttcaagccctgcatcgggctctgtgctgacagttcagagcctggagcctgctttggattctgtgtctctgtgtctctctgcccctccccagcttgttctctctctctctctctctctctctctctctctctctctctcaaaagtaaaaaaaacttaaaaaatttaaaaaaaaattgggtcgAACTTGGCTTCGTTTTAGTCCAAGAAAAAGCCCTGGGTTAGATGGCAAAGGATAATAACAGTAATGAGAATGATGGCATCCACAACCATCTGTTCTGTCCCCCCATCCCAGGGCTAACGACTTTTTATTATCCTCTGTCATTCTTAGGACTGCCTGATGCAGCAGGAACGAGCATCCTGGTGTCACAGACACCAGAGCACCCACAACGGGTCCCAGAGCAGGCAAGAGAGAATTtgtggccccattttacagatcaagaaACTGAGGATCTAAGAAAGGAGGCTAGTGGCGCCCcactggctcagtcggaggagtgtacgtctcttgatctcaggatgcTGGGTTCAAGCCCGGggttgggtatagagcttacttacgtaaataaataaaccttaaaaaaaaaaaaaaaggaggtcagTTGCTGGAGATCACGCAGCCAGCCTTTGTGTGCAGAGACAGTTACAAGCCCAGGTCCTTTCAGTGCCCTTTCCACCCCTCCACAGCTGGGCTCAAacctcctgggcctcagtttccccttctccATAGGGATTTGCTGGCCTGTCCCAGGGCCGTCAGGCCATGAATCCTGCTCTCTAAGAGAACACCACAACCTGGTGGGGCAGCCCCTTCCTTCCCAGGGAAGGTCTCCATCCCAAGGAGCTGCCTCCAGGGGCCTTgggatcctccagccccagccgACCCCTTCTCTCAGCAGTTTAGGGATCCACTATCCAGTAGATCCTCTGGCACCAACTTAGGGTTGAGTATTGTCCTTGATATGAGTTTTTTCTGGATCATTCATTTAACGAATATTGATCGTCACCGTATGCCAAGCGGGGTGGTAGCTGATGGGGGTCTAGAGTTGACACATTCTAGCAGGACATTCATCCAAGGcggggggctggtggggagacAGGGGCGGTGGGAAGATGGAGCAGAGAGCGGGGCAGCTTGGAGCACGTGGATGCTGGAGGGGGCACAGTAAAGCCGGGcggtgagtggggagagggggagggccaggTCTTCTAGCCAAGGTGGTGGAGGGAGGATGCAACCTTCccacaaagatggaaagaaacgAGGACAGGGCATTCCCTAGATGAGAACATTCCCCTGCCTAAggcgagggaggggaggggaggggaggtgggagaggcaggggcgAGGAGGGCTGGCCAAGTGTGTCTGCCAAGTGCCAGCCTCAGTGACCGGGGCCCAGGTGGGGGAACCGGGCATCGGTGAGATTTTCAATGGTCCTGTCTTTCCACTTGCCATCCCAGACTTTTGGCCTCGCCTTGGGACACTTTATCTGGAGAATTCTCCTGCTCTGAGAGGCTTCGTAATATCAGGAGGGACCCATCAAAGGGCTTTGCTGTTCTCTCCTGACTTGTGCCTGAGCTCCTTGCCAGGAGGCTGTGGAGAGCTCTGTGGGCTGTGCGTGTTCCTGGGTGATTTCGTGTCACCTTCATGTGCTCCTGCAAGGTAGGTCTCCCCATTgcacagacgaggaaactgagtctcagagaggggTCCTAAAGAGTCCAAGGTCACCTAGCCGAGAGATCGGAAGACTGGGGCTTGAACCTTGGTCTCTCTGTCCCATCTGACTTGGGGGTCTGTAGCAAGGCTTCAGGAAGTCTGTGAACCCCTTCAAACGAAGCAAAATTTCAGTTGGGgtatttgccttttccagagagGGAGCCTGCAGCCTGGTGAGTGAGAAAGTCGAGAACGGGGACTCTGGGATCACTCAGCACTGAGGCTGGATCCTGACTCTATAACTTGTGTGGCCTCGGGCTGCTGAAGAAGTGGAAGCAAAGGAAAACTTCAGTGCCCGGCGCACAGATGGAGGTCAGGAAACCCAGAGGCTATTACTGAAGGAATCCACTTGGCATGTTCACCAAAGAAACTGTATCTCGGAGGTACAGCTTCTATTAAACGAGAAAACACACTTTTACAAGTCAGTGCGTTCACTACAATCCCACATCTTGAAAATATCCTTAGAGAAAAGTCTGGGAAGAAATATAGGACTGCAGAACGGGAATAGTGGTCATCTCTGGGCATAAGGATAACTGGTATGGTTTTCTGCcttgtgcttttctgtattttccagatttttttttttctctacagatGTGTATTGggaatcaaaatttttttttttttttttttttttttttttaggaagagaaagaaaactgtttGGTCTTGTCTCAGACTGGAGCTGAGCCAAAGACAAGGGGCAAATCTATAGCTCCAAGTGAGATAAAAGCAGGACAGAAGAATATAATGGATCTCAGGCAGAAAGCTCCGGGCCTCGGGAGAGGGAAAACTGAGTCCGGCTCCTTAGAGAAGACTCAAGCATATCAGGaaagtcttcctggaggaagaggtcTTTGAAGGGCTAGATTTGAGAGCCAGAAAGGGCTGGATTTCGACCAAAAGGGAAAGATGGTCCTATGGTCCTGTGGGTACTGGGGGGGCCGATGGAAGGGCTTTGAGCAGGACTAGATCTTTAGGAACTGGACCTGGCAGCCACATGAGATGTTATTGGATGGCAGATGAAGCCTGGGGTCTCTGAGAATGGCCAGGGCTCCTgaactggggggagggagggcatccCAGCTTCCATCCAACTAGTAGAAAGATCCAGGTTACCCCACAGCTGGCCAGCAGGGTCTCCTTTACTTTGCTCTGCTCATCTGGCCCAGACTATACTGCAGTCCACAGATAGTGCGGCCCCCTATGGATGGACCTCTTGTGAAGCCCTTGGGAACCTCGtgacattcccattttacaggccaggagactgaggctcagagaggccagctGAGCTGTAGGATAGGGAGGTGCGGTTGCACTgggatgagggggagggggctccctTCCCAGCTATGTGAGCAGGAACTCACCTACTGCATCCAAGCCTGTTTCTCTCACTTTGCAGGGAGTGGGGGACAGTGACACCCAGTTGTGAGGACGGCAGCAGGTGCCTGAAGAGACCGTCATGCCATGACTGTCCCAGGTCACTCAGCAGCTGGTGGGGCTACTGCGTCCCTTGTTACCTGTTTTGCTCTGTCCTTCCACGACACCTTCTGCTG
It encodes the following:
- the LOC131483729 gene encoding uncharacterized protein LOC131483729 is translated as MRTFPCLRRGRGGEGRWERQGRGGLAKCVCQVPASVTGAQVGEPGIGEIFNGPVFPLAIPDFWPRLGTLYLENSPALRGFVISGGTHQRALLFSPDLCLSSLPGGCGELCGLCVFLGDFVSPSCAPAREWGTVTPSCEDGSRCLKRPSCHDCPRSLSSWWGYCVPCYLFCSVLPRHLLLSPVFIYKCICLLSDSPLPTETEPGLVCSGQSSRVGAQSVLAEPANALRMSTSGLVCFESVSSLCPYIISPPRTTFYNSFYGSSQLPPSSLSEGGGRNCRFTTWGVGYVCAYSHVVYGAVGGKMGTFSRYLQGLVPLGVQ